Proteins encoded by one window of Orbaceae bacterium BiB:
- a CDS encoding cation:dicarboxylase symporter family transporter: MSLLLRKFCRSLAWQILFALILGVAVGGGFHLLSFEGHPLHSYYQFWTVNVFKPAGDIFISLIKMIVLPIILSTLTLGIAGLGGSKRLGTLGFKTILYFEIITTIAILLGIVFGNIFTPGKGLDSTKLSHADVSGYIAKSEALSDQPHGLVVMILDMIPSNIFKAMSDGAILPVIFFCVFFGLGLMQLPDKQREPFLDFLKVISDTMFKVTNIIMRYAPIGVFALMTVTIAKYGFESLIPLLKLVGVVYAAMIVFTVGILGLVCKICGFNIFMLLRILKEELVIAFSTASSETALPRIIEKMEAYGAPKSVTSFVIPTGYSFNLDGSTLYQSITVLFLAQLYGMNLPIMDQLIIVITLMIASKGIAGVPGASILVLSATLGSVGIPLDGIGYIMGVERILDMGRTVVNVVGNALAAIVIARWEGLFDDKKARQYEQDYLHHQLKDL; the protein is encoded by the coding sequence ATGTCATTATTATTACGAAAATTTTGCCGAAGTTTAGCTTGGCAAATATTATTTGCTCTAATTTTGGGCGTTGCTGTTGGTGGGGGATTCCATCTATTATCATTTGAGGGGCACCCTTTACATTCTTATTATCAATTTTGGACAGTTAATGTTTTTAAACCAGCGGGTGATATTTTTATTAGCTTAATTAAAATGATTGTATTACCCATTATTTTAAGCACATTAACGCTAGGTATTGCAGGACTCGGTGGCTCAAAAAGATTAGGAACCTTAGGATTTAAAACAATCCTCTATTTTGAAATTATTACAACTATTGCTATTTTATTGGGGATTGTATTTGGTAATATATTTACTCCAGGTAAAGGATTGGATTCGACTAAATTAAGTCATGCTGATGTTTCAGGCTATATTGCTAAAAGTGAAGCCCTCAGTGATCAGCCACATGGTTTAGTCGTGATGATTCTTGATATGATCCCATCAAATATATTCAAAGCGATGAGTGATGGTGCGATTTTACCTGTGATTTTTTTCTGTGTATTTTTTGGTTTAGGTTTAATGCAGTTACCAGATAAACAACGTGAACCATTTCTTGATTTCTTAAAAGTTATTTCTGACACCATGTTCAAGGTGACCAATATTATTATGCGTTATGCACCTATCGGTGTATTTGCTTTAATGACTGTAACTATTGCTAAATATGGATTTGAATCCTTAATTCCATTATTAAAATTAGTTGGTGTTGTTTATGCCGCGATGATTGTATTTACAGTCGGGATATTAGGATTAGTGTGTAAAATATGTGGATTTAATATTTTCATGCTACTAAGAATTTTGAAAGAAGAGTTAGTTATCGCCTTTTCAACAGCAAGTTCAGAGACAGCATTACCAAGAATTATTGAAAAAATGGAAGCTTATGGTGCGCCAAAATCCGTGACGAGTTTTGTTATACCGACGGGCTACTCTTTCAATCTTGATGGTTCAACTTTATATCAAAGTATCACTGTTCTCTTCTTAGCTCAATTGTATGGTATGAATTTACCAATCATGGATCAACTTATTATTGTTATTACTCTAATGATTGCTTCAAAAGGTATTGCTGGTGTACCTGGGGCATCGATTCTTGTACTCTCTGCAACACTTGGTAGTGTGGGGATTCCACTTGATGGTATTGGTTATATCATGGGGGTTGAACGAATTTTAGATATGGGACGTACAGTGGTCAACGTCGTTGGTAATGCACTAGCAGCTATTGTTATTGCTCGTTGGGAAGGGTTATTCGATGATAAGAAAGCCCGTCAATATGAGCAAGATTATCTTCATCATCAACTTAAAGACTTATAG
- a CDS encoding integrase core domain-containing protein, translating to MTVKALNMAIQRRKGKCPTLFHCDQGIQYRSEQFQQLLSYHQITFSMSRAGNCLDNAVTERFFRSLKSERINYRDYITREQAMGDIIDYIEPIYNQKRRHYKLGFISPAEFEHNLLKTA from the coding sequence CTGACGGTTAAGGCACTAAACATGGCGATACAGCGTCGAAAAGGAAAATGCCCTACCTTATTTCATTGTGATCAGGGGATTCAATATCGTAGTGAACAATTTCAACAGTTATTATCATATCATCAAATTACCTTTAGTATGAGTAGAGCTGGAAATTGTTTAGACAATGCCGTTACTGAACGATTTTTTAGATCATTAAAATCAGAAAGAATTAATTATCGAGATTATATAACAAGAGAGCAAGCGATGGGCGATATTATTGATTATATCGAACCGATTTATAATCAAAAACGAAGACATTATAAACTTGGATTTATTTCACCAGCAGAATTTGAACATAATTTACTAAAAACTGCCTAA
- a CDS encoding transposase produces the protein MTRQLSSEFKRECAELVLNYGYAHKDAAKTMNVSISSIGRWVTQYRKERQGITPKSSALTAEQKRIQALEKQVKQLQSDNQLLKKASAFFAIEMTSSNK, from the coding sequence GTGACAAGACAACTAAGTAGTGAATTTAAACGAGAATGTGCAGAGCTCGTTCTTAATTATGGTTATGCACATAAAGATGCAGCAAAAACAATGAATGTGAGTATTTCATCAATTGGGCGTTGGGTAACACAATATAGAAAAGAACGACAAGGTATTACGCCTAAAAGTAGTGCGCTGACCGCTGAACAAAAACGAATACAAGCTTTAGAAAAACAAGTTAAGCAGTTGCAAAGTGATAATCAGTTATTAAAAAAGGCTTCAGCCTTCTTCGCCATCGAAATGACAAGCAGCAACAAATAG
- a CDS encoding helix-turn-helix domain-containing protein → MSKYSRDLKIIIANEFLAGESSETLSKRYAISSRQIRYWSQVVAIHGDKSFQSTAHLRHAQARLQALKLMWTNDWSLGHTSAMLNLASPGLLFVWLDRYREKGFSGLEYQSRGKPSMKPSRIVSTHCNDEKTVEELKEEIAYLQAENAVLKKWEELRQTKRQQTKKKR, encoded by the coding sequence ATGTCAAAATACAGTCGAGATTTAAAAATTATCATTGCTAATGAATTCTTAGCAGGAGAATCGTCCGAAACACTTTCAAAAAGGTATGCTATTTCTTCTCGCCAAATAAGGTATTGGTCGCAGGTAGTGGCGATTCATGGTGATAAATCCTTTCAATCAACAGCCCATTTACGTCACGCACAAGCCAGATTACAGGCCCTAAAATTAATGTGGACAAATGATTGGTCTCTCGGGCACACCAGTGCTATGCTTAATTTAGCCTCTCCTGGGCTTTTATTCGTTTGGCTTGATAGATATCGTGAAAAAGGATTCAGCGGGCTTGAGTATCAATCTAGAGGAAAACCATCCATGAAACCATCACGTATTGTATCGACTCATTGTAATGATGAAAAAACAGTTGAAGAATTAAAAGAAGAGATAGCTTATTTACAAGCGGAAAACGCTGTTCTAAAAAAGTGGGAGGAGCTAAGACAAACGAAACGACAACAAACAAAGAAAAAACGTTAG
- a CDS encoding IS3 family transposase — protein sequence MNTRLEIAIKSIHNEMDGIYGKRRMLVELVKKGFKLGLDKVRRLMRKLGLVAKRPKQHSYPRGGKSSLLAPNHLNRQFNPATINRYWSGDITYIRSRQGWLYLAVVMDLCSRRIVG from the coding sequence ATGAATACTAGGCTTGAAATTGCCATAAAATCAATTCATAACGAAATGGACGGTATATATGGAAAAAGAAGAATGTTAGTTGAACTGGTTAAAAAAGGGTTTAAGCTTGGTTTAGATAAGGTCCGACGCTTAATGAGAAAATTAGGCCTAGTGGCTAAAAGGCCTAAACAGCATTCCTATCCTCGTGGCGGTAAATCATCGCTACTGGCACCCAATCATTTAAATCGACAATTTAATCCAGCAACGATTAATCGCTATTGGTCTGGCGATATTACCTATATTCGGTCAAGGCAAGGTTGGCTCTATCTGGCTGTCGTGATGGACCTATGCTCTAGGCGTATTGTTGGATAG
- the gyrA gene encoding DNA topoisomerase (ATP-hydrolyzing) subunit A, with product MTDLSKVELAKEITPVDIEEELKTSYLDYAMSVIVGRALPDVRDGLKPVHRRVLFAMNVLGNDWNKAYKKSARVVGDVIGKYHPHGDTAVYDTIVRMAQPFSLRYMLVDGQGNFGSVDGDSAAAMRYTEIRMAKIAHELLADLEKETVDFVPNYDGTEQIPDVLPTKIPALLVNGSSGIAVGMATNIPPHNLAEVINGCLAFIENDQITVDGLMEYIPGPDFPTAAIINGRKGIEDAYKTGRGKIYIRSKAEVEVDEKTGRETIIVHEIPYQVNKAKLIEKIAELVKDKKVEGISALRDESDKDGMRIVIEIKRDAVGEVVLNNLYSLTQLQVTFGMNMVALHKGQPKLLTLRDMIEAFVLHRREVVTRRTIFELRKARERAHVLEGLAIALANIDPVIELIRSAATPAEAKVKLLERAWELGNVASMLEKAGNDAARPEDLAPEFGIRDGHYYLSEAQAQAILELRLHRLTGLEHEKILDEYKELLIQIAALLHILASPERLMEVIREELESIKAQFQDARRTEITASSADINIEDLIAQEDVVVTLSHQGYVKYQPLSDYEAQRRGGKGKSATKIKEEDFVEKLLVANTHDTILCFSSRGRLYWMKVYQLPEASRGARGRPIINLLPLEANERITAILPVKEFDDEHCIFMATSQGTVKKTSLIEFSRPRSGGIIAINLRDDDELIGVDLTSNDNSASPDDEELNDDMLTDEIDSEDDELIEASTTEDIMLFSANGKVVRFPANKVRSMGRTAAGVRGIKLDKDDKVVSLIVPRGDGAILTATQNGYGKRTEQALYPTKSRATKGVISIKVSERNGQVVGAVQVEESDQIMLITDAGTLVRTRVSEVSVVGRNTQGVTLIRTTENEKVVGLQRVAESEVEMDSEEDTASPSQSTVEE from the coding sequence ATGACCGATTTATCTAAAGTTGAACTTGCCAAAGAAATTACGCCTGTTGACATCGAAGAAGAATTAAAAACATCTTATCTTGATTATGCTATGTCAGTTATTGTTGGTCGAGCATTACCCGATGTAAGAGATGGATTAAAACCTGTTCATCGTCGAGTACTTTTTGCCATGAACGTATTAGGCAATGATTGGAATAAAGCTTATAAGAAATCAGCCCGTGTTGTGGGTGATGTTATCGGTAAATATCACCCTCATGGTGACACAGCAGTTTATGATACGATAGTACGTATGGCTCAGCCATTTTCGTTACGTTATATGCTTGTCGATGGACAAGGTAATTTCGGTTCTGTCGATGGTGACTCTGCAGCAGCAATGCGTTATACCGAAATTCGTATGGCTAAAATTGCTCATGAATTATTAGCCGATCTTGAAAAAGAGACGGTTGATTTTGTTCCAAACTATGACGGAACTGAGCAGATCCCTGATGTTTTACCAACTAAAATCCCGGCACTATTAGTTAATGGTTCATCGGGTATTGCTGTTGGTATGGCTACTAATATTCCACCACATAATTTAGCTGAAGTCATTAATGGTTGTCTGGCATTTATCGAAAACGATCAAATAACAGTTGATGGATTAATGGAATATATTCCAGGACCTGATTTTCCAACAGCTGCCATAATTAATGGTCGTAAAGGTATTGAAGACGCTTATAAAACAGGGCGTGGTAAAATTTATATCCGTTCAAAAGCTGAAGTCGAAGTTGATGAGAAAACGGGTCGTGAGACAATTATTGTTCATGAAATTCCTTATCAGGTTAATAAAGCCAAATTAATTGAAAAAATTGCTGAATTAGTTAAAGATAAAAAAGTTGAAGGGATTTCTGCACTTCGTGATGAGTCTGATAAAGATGGTATGCGAATTGTTATCGAAATTAAACGTGATGCAGTTGGTGAGGTTGTACTAAATAATCTTTATTCTCTTACTCAACTACAAGTTACTTTTGGTATGAATATGGTCGCCTTACATAAAGGGCAACCTAAATTATTAACATTGCGAGATATGATTGAGGCGTTTGTATTACACCGCCGTGAAGTTGTGACTCGACGAACTATTTTTGAATTACGTAAGGCTCGTGAACGAGCTCATGTTTTAGAAGGCTTAGCGATTGCATTAGCGAATATCGATCCTGTTATTGAATTGATTCGTAGTGCTGCAACTCCGGCTGAAGCAAAAGTGAAATTACTTGAGCGAGCATGGGAATTAGGAAATGTGGCATCGATGCTTGAAAAAGCGGGTAATGATGCGGCGAGACCAGAAGATTTAGCACCAGAATTTGGTATTCGTGATGGACACTATTATTTATCAGAGGCGCAAGCACAAGCAATTTTAGAACTTCGGTTACATCGCTTAACTGGCCTTGAACATGAAAAAATCTTAGATGAATATAAAGAATTATTAATTCAAATTGCTGCGTTACTACATATTCTTGCTAGCCCAGAGCGATTGATGGAAGTGATTCGTGAAGAGTTAGAAAGTATTAAAGCTCAATTCCAAGATGCAAGACGTACTGAAATTACGGCAAGTAGCGCAGATATTAATATTGAAGATCTGATTGCTCAGGAAGATGTCGTTGTGACTCTATCTCATCAAGGTTATGTAAAATACCAACCATTGTCTGATTATGAAGCGCAGCGCCGTGGTGGTAAAGGTAAATCTGCAACTAAAATTAAAGAAGAAGATTTTGTCGAAAAACTGTTAGTTGCAAATACTCACGATACTATTTTATGTTTCTCAAGTCGTGGTCGCTTATACTGGATGAAGGTGTATCAATTACCAGAAGCGAGCCGTGGAGCAAGAGGTCGCCCAATCATTAACTTATTGCCTTTGGAAGCAAATGAACGAATTACTGCTATTCTTCCAGTTAAAGAGTTTGATGATGAACATTGTATCTTTATGGCGACATCACAAGGTACGGTGAAGAAGACTTCTCTTATTGAGTTTAGTCGCCCTCGTAGTGGTGGAATTATCGCGATTAATTTACGTGATGATGATGAATTAATTGGTGTTGATTTGACGAGCAATGACAATTCTGCCAGCCCTGATGACGAAGAACTAAATGATGATATGCTGACTGATGAGATTGATTCGGAAGATGATGAATTAATTGAAGCCTCAACGACTGAAGATATTATGTTATTTTCAGCTAACGGTAAGGTTGTTCGATTCCCAGCTAATAAAGTGAGAAGTATGGGGCGTACTGCCGCTGGGGTTAGAGGAATTAAACTGGATAAAGATGATAAAGTGGTCTCTTTAATTGTTCCTCGTGGTGATGGCGCAATATTAACTGCAACTCAAAATGGTTATGGTAAACGAACTGAACAAGCGCTATATCCTACTAAATCTCGTGCAACAAAAGGGGTGATTTCAATCAAGGTGAGTGAGCGAAATGGTCAAGTAGTTGGCGCTGTTCAAGTTGAAGAAAGCGATCAAATCATGCTTATTACTGATGCCGGTACTTTAGTTAGAACCCGAGTTTCTGAGGTAAGTGTTGTTGGTCGAAATACGCAAGGTGTAACATTAATTCGTACTACTGAAAATGAAAAAGTAGTCGGTTTACAACGTGTTGCTGAGTCAGAAGTTGAAATGGATAGTGAGGAAGATACTGCTTCACCCTCGCAATCGACAGTAGAAGAGTAA
- a CDS encoding MFS transporter codes for MENNNIRWTWADLVSSYRFWGLIIFTICISPTVMLLSFVLPNLKEDLYLSAKESGLIFIIRALGILFGIVPAWIASRAKSYYSLYVFALFIILALLMAYFTTNFFVLLVCSFLMGLFFSASGLLIAANIAKAVNSIECFVLVFGLISISSATVMIIPPLLVYIISTFGYKDTFLVCTGIIVIAVLFLLPTNKSLFNEAPRIRQVEGGIKLSHDPILTFLLFAIIPFYFIYWCIRTHQYIRNYSQSASLLTPFAAGWCSLLVPFAIPVMLINLNDAIDDACLLDKCSRWKLILLTIFLLPIAVAIVQDRLNQLMSITDNRQLSHD; via the coding sequence ATGGAAAATAATAATATTCGTTGGACGTGGGCCGATCTAGTCAGTAGCTATCGGTTTTGGGGCTTAATTATATTTACGATTTGTATATCGCCTACCGTCATGTTATTGTCATTTGTTTTACCGAATCTTAAGGAGGATCTCTATCTTTCCGCTAAGGAATCGGGGTTAATTTTTATCATTAGGGCTTTGGGTATTTTGTTTGGTATTGTTCCTGCATGGATAGCAAGTAGGGCAAAAAGCTATTATTCTCTTTATGTATTTGCACTCTTTATTATTCTTGCATTATTAATGGCCTATTTTACTACCAATTTTTTTGTTTTGCTGGTTTGTTCTTTTTTGATGGGATTATTTTTTAGTGCATCAGGTTTACTTATTGCAGCAAATATTGCTAAAGCAGTTAATAGTATTGAGTGTTTTGTTTTGGTATTTGGCCTTATATCTATCTCATCAGCAACAGTGATGATTATCCCCCCGCTACTTGTATATATTATTAGTACATTCGGATATAAAGATACGTTTCTTGTTTGTACGGGTATAATTGTTATAGCAGTACTATTTTTATTACCAACCAACAAATCATTATTCAATGAAGCTCCAAGAATAAGACAAGTAGAAGGGGGGATTAAACTCTCTCATGATCCTATTTTGACTTTTTTATTATTTGCTATTATTCCTTTCTATTTTATTTATTGGTGTATTCGGACACATCAATATATTCGTAATTATAGTCAATCAGCAAGTTTATTAACACCATTTGCTGCAGGTTGGTGTTCGTTGTTAGTTCCTTTTGCTATCCCTGTAATGTTGATTAATTTGAATGATGCTATTGATGATGCTTGTTTATTGGATAAGTGTAGTCGATGGAAACTTATTTTATTAACCATTTTTTTGTTACCTATTGCGGTTGCTATAGTGCAAGATAGATTAAATCAACTTATGAGTATTACAGATAATCGTCAACTCTCTCATGATTAG